In Gopherus flavomarginatus isolate rGopFla2 chromosome 1, rGopFla2.mat.asm, whole genome shotgun sequence, a single genomic region encodes these proteins:
- the LOC127052888 gene encoding olfactory receptor 52R1-like, whose product MSDSNTTDFTNSSNFILLGIPGLETAHIWISIPFCTMYAIAILGNFTILFIVKMEQRLHAPMYYFLCMLAITYLVLSTSILPKMLSIFWFNSREIEVSACLAQMYFIHCFSVIESGIFVAMAFDRYVAICEPLGHSTILAKPMVVKIGLAVVLRDIMLILPYPLLTRQWPYCKTNIIPDTHCMHIAVVKLACADTHISSYYGLFVLFCVKCLDMICIAVSYTQILRAIFSLPTQDARLKAFGTCSSHLCSILAFFIPALFSSLTYRFGKKVALHFRVLIGNVNLLVPPTLNPIIYGVRTKQIRDSLLQLFTHKRT is encoded by the coding sequence atgtcagattccaacacaactgaCTTCACCAACTCCTCTaatttcatcctgctgggcattcctggcctggagacagcccatatctggatctccatccccttctgcaccatgtacgccatagccatcttggggaacttcaccatcctgttcatcgtGAAAATGGAGCAGAGGCTCCATgcccccatgtactatttcctctgcatgctggccatcaccTACTTGGTCCTATCCACGTCCATCctgcccaaaatgctgagcatcttctggttcaattccagggagatcgaGGTCAGTGCCTGCCTcgcccagatgtacttcattcactgcttctcggTAATAGAGTCTGGGATcttcgtggccatggcttttgatcgctatgtggccatctgtgaACCCCTCGGACATTCCACCATCCTGGCAAAACCCATGGTGGTGAAGATTGGACTGGCCGTGGTGCTGCGTGACATCATGCTCATACTACCCTATCCCCTCCTGACAAGGCAATGGCCATATTGCAAAACCAACATCATCCCCGACACACACTGCATGCACATAGCCGTGGTGAAGCTGGCTTGCGCCGATACCCACATCAGTAGTTACTATGGCCTCTTTGTGCTATTCTGCGTAAAGTGTCTGGATATGATTTGTATTGCCGTGTCCTATACCCAGAttctcagggccatcttcagcctccccacacaggacgcccggctcaaggcttttgggacctgcagctcccacctctgttccatcttagcctttttcatcccagctctcttctcctcccttacGTACCGGTTTGGCAAGAAAGTGGCCCTGCATTTCCGTGTTCTCATTGGCAATGTGAACCTCCTGGTGCCCCCCACactaaaccccatcatctacggtgtgaggaccaaacagatccgggACAGTCTGCTCCAGCTCTTTACTCATAAAAGGACCTAA